CGCTGGGCGGAAAAGCTCGTCGCCGAAGGAGCGCTCGCCGCCGGCGACCTCGACCGGCTCCGGGAGGAGACCGCGCGCCTCGTCGAGGAGGAGGCCCGCGCGGTGATCGACGCGCCCTGGCCGGACCCGGGGGCCGCGGGCGAAGGCGTCTTCGCCGGCGAGCCGCCTCGCCGCCGCATCGAGCCGCTCGAGGAGCGGGCGGCGAGGTCGGAGGCGATTCCGGAGGTTCTCCCCGTCGAACCGGGGCTGCCGTTCGACCCGAAGGGGAAGACGTTCCTCGAGGCGGTCATGCTCGGCGTCGGGGACGCCCTCCGCGCCGACCCGCGCGCGTTCGTCATCGGCGAGGACGTCGGCGGAAAGTACGGCAACGCCTTCCTGCTCCTCCGCCCGCTGCTCGCCGAATTCGGCGACCGGATCCTCAATTCCCCTCTCGCGGAGGGCGCCGTGATCGCCGCGTGCGTCGGTTCCGCGCTCGCGGGGAAGCGGCCGATCGGCGAGATGCAGTTCAACGACTTCGTCGCGACCGGCTTCGACGGACTCGTCAACAATGCCGCGAAGATCCGCTACCGCTGGGGGGGAGAGGTCCCGATGGTCCTCCGGATGCCGTGGGGAGGCCTGCGGCACGCCGGGCCGTATCACAGCCAGAACACCGAGCCGTGGTTCTATCGCACGCCGGGCTTGAAGATCGTCGTTCCGTCGACTCCCGAGGACGCGCGGGCGCTCATGGCCGCCGCGGTCGCCGACCCCGATCCGGTCCTCTATTACGAGCACATCGCGCTCTACCGCGATCCCCGCGTCAAGCAGGCGATCCCCGACGCCGCTCCCGCTCCCCTCCCGCTCGGGAAGGCGGCGGTCCGCCGGCCGGGGAAGGACGTCGCGATCGTCTCGTACGGCGCGTACGTCCACGCGGCGCGCCGCGTCGCCGAAACGCTCTCGGCCGACGGGATCGACTGCGCGGTCCTCGACCTCCGGACGCTCGTCCCCCTCGATCGACGCGCGCTCCTCGCCGTCGCGCGCCGCTGCGGCCGCGTCCTGATCGTGCACGAGGACTCGCGCACCGGCGGAATCGGAGAGAGCCTCGCCGCGATCATCCAGGAAGAGGCGTTCGAATGGCTCGACGCCCCGATCCGGATCCTCGGCGCGCTCGACACGCCCGTTCCCTACTCGCCCCCGCTCGAAGAGTTCTTCCTGCCGTCCGAAGCCGAGATCGAGAAGGCGGCGAGGCTCCTGGCCCGCTACTGATCCGGATTCAGGGGCGGCGCGCCGGCGCCAGGATCGTCGTGTCCATCGTTCGCGGGACGGCGTCGCGCCGGTCGGAGAAATCCCAGTTGAGCCCGCGCCGGAACGGCGGCTCCTTTTCGCTCCGCACCGCGCGGCCCACGCAGCGGTCCGGCCGGTACATGCGCGTCGCCGCCTGCTCGTATCCGGTGAACTCGCAGAGATCGCGGATGCAGAGCGTGGAGGGCTGCCACCACATTCCGCCGACGAAACGGCCGAAGTTCGCGTAGCTCGCCTCCTCGTCTTCGACGACGTAGGATTCGAGCAGGAGAACGCCTCCCGGCTTCAGGAGCCGGCGGAGCGCGTACAGTCCCACCAGCATGTCGGAGAGGTGGTAGAGCACACCGCTCAGGACGGCCAGGTCGAGACTCCCCGCGGGGATCCGCCGCTCCAGCGAGTACACGGTTTCGCGCACGGGCGTGACCGCCGCCGCCCCGAACGTCCGCGCGAGGAAGGCGGCCTGGTCGAGGTGCTCCGGGATCTCGTCCACCGCGTGGACGGCCGCCGCGCCCCGCGACGCCATCAGAAGGGCGATCCCTCCCGTGAAACAGCCGACGTCGGCGACCTGCCGTCCGCGGAGGTCCGAGGGCCACCATCCGAGGCCGTCGAACGTCCCGGCGATCGCCAGATAAGCGTCCCCCAGCAGGCCTTCCTTCCGGAAAGGGCCGAAATCGATCGTGTGCCCCCAGCCGTACTGCGCGAGGCTCCCGAGACGGTCGGCTTCGGCGCGGAGGGCGGCGATCTCCGCCTCGCTCTTCTCCTTCAGGCGGTACGGCCATTCGGCTTTGGGAAAGTCCATCGCGCGATCTTAGCAAGCCAACGGCGGAGCGGATCCGGTGGCGTGGCCCGCGCCGGCTACCAGAATTTCGCGAAGGCGGCGACGACCAGGGAATGCGTGATCCGGCCGTCCCGCAGCATCGCCCGGACCTCGTCCGGGGCCGCCTCGAAGATCTCGATGTCCTCCCCCGGATCGAGCTGCGGCGAAGCGACGCGGCGGCACCCGCGGGCGAGGAACGTCCAGCAGCGGTTCGACTGGATCGCGGGATTGGGATGCACCCAGCCGAGATCCGTCCACTCGTCCGCCGCGTGGCCGGTCTCCTCGAGGAGTTCGCGCCGCGCGGCGGCGAGCGGGCTCGCGTCCTTCGCATCGACGCCGCCGCCCGGAATTTCGATCGTCGTCTCCTCCGTCCCGTGACGGTACTGCCGGACGAGGACGACGTTCCCCTCCCCGGTCAGGGGGATCACGTTCACCCAGTCGGAACCGTCGAGGACGTAGAAGTCGAGCTCCTCCTCCGTGCGCGGGGAGACGATCCGGTCGCGCCGGATCGTGAAGATCCGGAAGTCGCCGAGGGGCTCGGAGCGGATCCGCCTCCAGCGCGCCGTCGCGCTCACCCGGACGTCACGTGGCGATGATGTAGCCGCCGCTCTTGGCGTCTTTCTTCAGCTGCACGAGGCCGAGCTTCTGCGCCTCTTCGAGGAGGCTCGAGAACGAGTCGAATCCGTAGTAGCTCTCGTTGAAGTAGGGTTTCTTGCGCTGCATCGTCTGTTTGACCATCGAGCCCCAGATCACGTCCTTGTTCTCGCGCTT
This DNA window, taken from Thermoanaerobaculia bacterium, encodes the following:
- a CDS encoding NUDIX hydrolase; translated protein: MSATARWRRIRSEPLGDFRIFTIRRDRIVSPRTEEELDFYVLDGSDWVNVIPLTGEGNVVLVRQYRHGTEETTIEIPGGGVDAKDASPLAAARRELLEETGHAADEWTDLGWVHPNPAIQSNRCWTFLARGCRRVASPQLDPGEDIEIFEAAPDEVRAMLRDGRITHSLVVAAFAKFW
- a CDS encoding DUF1698 domain-containing protein, which translates into the protein MDFPKAEWPYRLKEKSEAEIAALRAEADRLGSLAQYGWGHTIDFGPFRKEGLLGDAYLAIAGTFDGLGWWPSDLRGRQVADVGCFTGGIALLMASRGAAAVHAVDEIPEHLDQAAFLARTFGAAAVTPVRETVYSLERRIPAGSLDLAVLSGVLYHLSDMLVGLYALRRLLKPGGVLLLESYVVEDEEASYANFGRFVGGMWWQPSTLCIRDLCEFTGYEQAATRMYRPDRCVGRAVRSEKEPPFRRGLNWDFSDRRDAVPRTMDTTILAPARRP
- a CDS encoding thiamine pyrophosphate-dependent enzyme, which translates into the protein MSTAEKPRAAPAAALVARFTAFAIEQFPEAFETLRSAFESVARSAGGGQRAEDLEALRAPLAEALRRALPARAPRSTPETTPGVDASDRLAAAAARVIDACDGFLAREAIAASLQPGEKLEILRGMLLTRAVDNRLKAFFTGGEVRWKNSSFQGKGFRSLGQEAIYAAGIRLRRGSCYGGDGPWRGDVVAPLIRDLGLALAMQPDRESVRMVLSAQMGKTGPPMNGKDLHVGDFARGILPASAPLAISSLTVAGLALAFAMDRTGQVAVSLIGEGGTSLGEWHEAINLCAARKLPAIFCVQNNQTALSTPVSDQCSARVFAEKAAGYGIPGITIDGTDAAAVAAAFSWAADRARSGRGPALIELVAMRMCGHAHHDDMLYLGKDPPPSWDYPELSEAGYADRDLYDFWARRDPIARWAEKLVAEGALAAGDLDRLREETARLVEEEARAVIDAPWPDPGAAGEGVFAGEPPRRRIEPLEERAARSEAIPEVLPVEPGLPFDPKGKTFLEAVMLGVGDALRADPRAFVIGEDVGGKYGNAFLLLRPLLAEFGDRILNSPLAEGAVIAACVGSALAGKRPIGEMQFNDFVATGFDGLVNNAAKIRYRWGGEVPMVLRMPWGGLRHAGPYHSQNTEPWFYRTPGLKIVVPSTPEDARALMAAAVADPDPVLYYEHIALYRDPRVKQAIPDAAPAPLPLGKAAVRRPGKDVAIVSYGAYVHAARRVAETLSADGIDCAVLDLRTLVPLDRRALLAVARRCGRVLIVHEDSRTGGIGESLAAIIQEEAFEWLDAPIRILGALDTPVPYSPPLEEFFLPSEAEIEKAARLLARY